The following proteins are encoded in a genomic region of Vibrio tasmaniensis:
- the ftsE gene encoding cell division ATP-binding protein FtsE yields MIKFQQVSKAYRGGRQALQKVDFHLKRGEMAFLGGHSGAGKSTLLKLICAIERPTDGRVWFNDHDITRIPAKDIPFLRRNIGIVFQDHRLLMDRSIFDNVALPMRIESISENEIKRRVSAALDKTGLLDKARCLPSQLSGGEQQRVGIARAVVNRPTLLLADEPTGNLDPELSSRVLRLFEEFNRAGVTIMLATHDIGLVNTRPQYRHLELNQGFLSEVEDYGRE; encoded by the coding sequence GTGATCAAATTTCAGCAAGTGAGCAAAGCCTACCGAGGCGGACGACAAGCGCTCCAAAAAGTGGACTTTCATCTAAAACGAGGAGAGATGGCATTTTTAGGCGGGCACTCTGGTGCTGGTAAAAGTACCTTGCTGAAGTTGATCTGCGCGATAGAGCGTCCAACTGACGGACGTGTTTGGTTTAACGATCACGATATTACTCGTATCCCAGCCAAAGACATTCCCTTTTTACGTCGTAACATCGGAATTGTCTTTCAAGATCACCGCCTACTGATGGATCGCTCGATCTTCGATAACGTCGCTCTGCCTATGCGTATTGAATCTATTTCTGAAAACGAAATTAAACGTCGAGTCAGCGCCGCGTTGGACAAAACTGGTTTATTAGACAAAGCCCGTTGTTTGCCAAGCCAGCTCTCTGGAGGTGAACAACAACGGGTCGGTATTGCTCGCGCTGTAGTTAACCGCCCAACTCTGCTTTTAGCGGATGAACCAACTGGTAACCTAGATCCTGAACTATCGAGTCGTGTATTACGCTTGTTTGAAGAGTTCAACCGTGCGGGTGTCACGATCATGCTAGCGACGCACGATATCGGGTTAGTGAACACTCGCCCTCAGTATCGTCATCTGGAATTAAACCAAGGCTTTTTGAGTGAGGTTGAAGATTATGGCCGCGAATAA
- a CDS encoding IS4 family transposase, translating to MTYIEPTLWAQKQFGQAHLNDPRRTQRLVALAASLAEQPGVPVSKLIISPAEMEGAYRFIRNEQIKAEDIAEAGFYVTAQEALEQQTLLALEDTTSLSYSHRSIRDELGHSNQGNRHRAMFVHSTLLFAPDTQSVIGLIEQQRWTRDIEKRGQRHQHATRPYKEKESYKWEQASRHVAERLGDKISDVISVCDREADLFEYLTYKREQQQRFLVRSMQSRCIEEHDNRLYSYASTLLSAGEKVLEIPQKGGRKARKAHLDIKYAPVTLKSPANKKEFDNIPLYYVGCIEQGESDNKLAWHLLTSEPITSKEEALKIVSYYERRWLIEDFHKVWKSEGTEVEQLRMQSKDNLERLSVVLAFIATRLLQLRFMNESDELSKTSCEQVLKGKAWKLMWLKLESKKLPKEAPNISWAYNGIARLGGWKNTKRTGRASIKTLWQGWFRLQTILEGYELAKSLD from the coding sequence ATGACCTATATAGAGCCTACCCTTTGGGCACAAAAACAGTTCGGTCAAGCCCACCTTAATGACCCTAGACGCACTCAAAGACTCGTTGCTCTCGCAGCCTCACTGGCCGAGCAACCTGGTGTACCCGTCTCGAAACTCATTATCTCCCCTGCTGAAATGGAAGGGGCTTATCGCTTCATCCGTAATGAGCAAATCAAAGCAGAAGATATCGCAGAAGCGGGTTTTTATGTCACCGCACAAGAAGCATTAGAGCAACAAACACTTCTTGCCTTAGAAGACACCACTTCTCTCAGTTACTCCCATCGTAGCATTCGAGATGAACTCGGGCATTCCAATCAAGGCAATCGACATCGCGCCATGTTCGTACACTCAACCTTACTTTTTGCTCCCGATACTCAATCTGTTATTGGTTTAATTGAACAACAGCGCTGGACTCGTGATATAGAAAAGCGAGGTCAAAGGCACCAGCATGCGACTCGACCATACAAAGAGAAAGAAAGTTATAAGTGGGAACAAGCCTCTCGCCATGTCGCTGAGCGACTTGGCGATAAAATTTCGGATGTCATTTCTGTGTGTGATAGAGAAGCAGACCTATTTGAATACCTCACTTACAAGCGAGAGCAACAACAGAGATTCCTCGTTCGCTCAATGCAAAGCCGCTGTATTGAAGAGCATGATAATCGTCTTTATAGCTATGCCTCTACCCTGTTATCAGCCGGAGAGAAAGTGCTCGAAATACCGCAAAAAGGCGGTCGTAAAGCTCGCAAGGCTCATTTAGATATCAAATATGCCCCCGTGACACTCAAGTCTCCTGCTAACAAGAAAGAGTTCGATAACATTCCGCTTTACTACGTGGGATGTATAGAACAAGGAGAGAGTGATAATAAGCTCGCATGGCACTTACTGACTTCAGAGCCGATAACGAGCAAGGAAGAGGCACTCAAAATCGTCAGTTATTATGAGCGGCGCTGGCTAATAGAAGATTTTCATAAAGTCTGGAAAAGTGAAGGGACTGAAGTTGAGCAACTGAGAATGCAAAGTAAGGATAACTTAGAAAGGCTCAGCGTCGTTTTGGCTTTTATCGCGACTCGGTTACTCCAGTTGAGGTTTATGAATGAATCAGACGAGTTATCTAAGACCAGTTGTGAGCAGGTATTAAAAGGCAAAGCGTGGAAGTTAATGTGGCTCAAGTTGGAGAGTAAAAAACTACCGAAAGAAGCGCCTAATATATCATGGGCTTACAACGGTATTGCTCGGTTAGGTGGTTGGAAGAATACCAAGCGAACAGGTCGCGCTTCTATAAAGACGTTATGGCAAGGATGGTTTAGGTTACAAACCATCCTTGAAGGGTATGAACTCGCTAAGTCTCTTGATTAA
- the ubiA gene encoding 4-hydroxybenzoate octaprenyltransferase, translating to MLATKAKAYWQLTRMNRPIGTLLLLWPTLWSLIIAAKGMPDFDVLVVFILGVVLMRSAGCVINDFADRKVDGHVKRTKQRPLPSGLVSSKEAIVLFLVLAVVSFLLVLTMNPLTIKLSFIGVGLAFIYPFMKRFTHLPQLFLGLAFSWAIPMAWAAQTNELPSIVWFIFVINALWTIAYDTQYAMVDRDDDLKIGIKSTAILFGRFDKLIVGALQLVTLAMLIALGMHYQLGDTFYWALLVSGSLFVYQQHLMRHRDRDLCFQAFLNNNYVGMAVTVGLFITFW from the coding sequence ATGCTTGCCACCAAAGCGAAGGCGTACTGGCAATTGACGCGAATGAATCGCCCGATTGGTACTCTGTTACTCCTTTGGCCGACCTTGTGGTCGCTGATTATTGCTGCGAAAGGCATGCCTGATTTTGATGTCTTGGTTGTTTTCATACTCGGTGTGGTGTTAATGCGATCGGCTGGCTGTGTGATTAATGACTTTGCTGACCGTAAAGTTGATGGTCATGTCAAACGCACCAAGCAACGTCCATTACCTTCAGGCTTGGTTTCCAGCAAGGAAGCCATTGTGCTCTTTCTAGTGTTAGCTGTGGTTTCTTTCTTGTTGGTACTCACCATGAACCCGCTGACCATTAAGCTCTCTTTTATTGGCGTTGGTCTAGCGTTCATTTATCCTTTCATGAAGCGTTTTACACACCTTCCACAGTTGTTTCTCGGATTGGCTTTCAGTTGGGCAATACCAATGGCTTGGGCGGCGCAAACCAATGAACTGCCAAGCATTGTGTGGTTTATCTTCGTGATTAATGCGTTGTGGACGATAGCCTACGACACGCAATATGCGATGGTTGACCGAGACGATGACCTGAAGATTGGTATCAAGTCGACGGCTATTCTATTTGGTCGTTTTGATAAGCTTATTGTGGGCGCGCTGCAGTTAGTTACACTGGCGATGCTGATTGCATTGGGAATGCACTACCAACTCGGTGATACGTTCTACTGGGCATTGTTAGTTTCGGGAAGCTTGTTCGTGTATCAACAGCATCTGATGCGTCACCGCGATCGAGACCTTTGCTTCCAAGCCTTTTTGAACAATAACTATGTTGGAATGGCGGTGACTGTAGGCTTGTTCATTACCTTCTGGTAA
- the lexA gene encoding transcriptional repressor LexA codes for MKPLTPRQQQVFDLIKSKIEDCGMPPTRAEIARELGFRSANAAEEHLKALARKEAIEIIPGASRGIRILLEDAANEEQGLPLIGQVAAGEPILAQEHVEMHYQVDPGMFKPQADFLLRVNGESMKDIGIMDGDLLAVHKTQDVRDGQVVVARVDDDVTVKRLERKGSTVLLHAENEEFSPIHVDLESQHLSIEGLAVGIIRNTDWM; via the coding sequence ATGAAGCCGTTAACGCCCCGCCAGCAACAAGTTTTTGACCTTATCAAAAGTAAGATCGAAGATTGCGGTATGCCACCGACTCGTGCAGAAATCGCACGTGAACTTGGCTTCCGCTCTGCAAATGCAGCAGAAGAACATTTGAAAGCTCTTGCTCGTAAAGAAGCGATTGAGATTATCCCGGGTGCGTCTCGCGGTATTCGTATTTTGCTAGAAGATGCAGCGAACGAAGAGCAAGGTTTACCCTTGATTGGTCAAGTTGCCGCTGGCGAGCCTATTTTGGCTCAAGAGCATGTAGAAATGCATTACCAAGTTGACCCAGGTATGTTTAAGCCACAAGCTGACTTCTTACTTCGCGTAAATGGCGAAAGTATGAAAGACATCGGTATTATGGATGGCGATTTACTGGCCGTGCATAAAACACAAGACGTGCGTGATGGACAAGTTGTCGTGGCTCGTGTCGATGATGATGTAACGGTAAAACGCCTAGAACGTAAAGGTTCAACGGTACTGTTACACGCTGAAAATGAAGAGTTTTCTCCTATCCATGTCGATCTAGAATCTCAACACTTGTCTATTGAAGGACTTGCGGTTGGTATTATTCGTAACACCGACTGGATGTAG
- the plsB gene encoding glycerol-3-phosphate 1-O-acyltransferase PlsB: MSSGQSFSRSLMKLPLSLLVKSTSIPSNPVEDLNIDLSKPIVYALPFRSSVDILTLQKHALELGLPDPLSKLEINGKSLQRYVFISSRKTLLQDDDYVPSSSIEVFSELLSLHAEDSELDVQVIPATVLWGRKPGKENNQKPYLQAMNGLEKSKAVLLAGRDCLVRFSPVVSLRYMANSHGTDSTIAHKLARVARIHFSRQKLAASGPNLPSRQALFDRLLKSEAIKKAIEDEAESKNISIEKASKEAQDIMDEIAANFSYSLIKRGEKILGWLWNKLYQGLHISNASTVRKLAQDGHEIVYVPCHRSHMDYLLLSYVLYHEGMVPPHIAAGINLNFFPAGPIFRHGGAFFIRRSFKGNKLYSTIFREYLAELFAKGYSVEYFSEGGRSRTGRLLQAKTGMLAMTIQAMLRGMNRPVTLVPVYIGYEHVMEVATYAKELRGKRKEKENASLVIRTIRKLRNFGKGYVNFGEPIQLNQYLNEHAPEWTKDIDPMGTSKPQWMNPVVNDLATKMMTHINDAAATNALTLCATALLASRQRALSRDSLVSQINCYLSLLKNVPYSGTFTVPKDSAEDLVKHAESLNKFLIESDTMGDIISLDRHQSILMTYYRNNIIHLFALPSLIAQMTIRQHGLSIDAIQENVAAIYPFLKKELFLSYDEDQLESVVANIIDELVGQGMLVVSNNQVTINQSNSQALMLLGRTISETLQRYSIALNLLAENPDLDKSDLEQKSQDIAQRLGRLQGINAPEFFDKGVFASMFATLKQQQYLDNDGNCDLEKTQQFAKLLYSMLYPEVRLTIQESIHQAE; this comes from the coding sequence ATGTCTTCTGGACAATCTTTTTCACGTTCATTAATGAAGCTACCTTTATCCCTATTGGTAAAGAGCACATCAATCCCTTCAAACCCTGTAGAGGATTTGAACATTGATTTGAGCAAACCGATTGTATACGCCTTACCGTTTCGCTCAAGTGTAGACATTCTTACATTGCAAAAACATGCACTTGAACTAGGGTTACCTGATCCGTTGAGCAAACTTGAAATCAATGGCAAATCACTGCAACGCTACGTTTTTATCTCTTCTCGCAAAACTCTACTGCAAGACGATGATTATGTACCAAGCTCATCAATTGAAGTCTTCTCTGAACTGCTGTCACTGCATGCAGAAGACTCTGAGCTCGACGTTCAAGTTATCCCTGCCACCGTATTGTGGGGTCGAAAGCCTGGTAAAGAGAATAACCAGAAGCCTTACCTACAAGCAATGAACGGCTTAGAGAAATCGAAAGCTGTATTGCTAGCAGGTCGTGACTGTCTGGTTCGCTTTAGCCCAGTGGTATCTCTACGATACATGGCTAACTCACACGGCACCGACAGCACCATCGCGCATAAACTGGCGCGCGTGGCACGCATTCACTTCTCTCGTCAAAAGCTTGCAGCATCGGGCCCAAATCTACCAAGCCGCCAAGCTCTGTTCGACCGCCTGCTAAAGTCAGAAGCAATCAAAAAGGCGATAGAAGATGAAGCTGAATCAAAAAATATTTCCATAGAGAAAGCGAGCAAAGAAGCTCAAGACATCATGGATGAGATCGCAGCTAACTTCTCTTACTCGCTGATTAAACGCGGTGAGAAGATTCTTGGTTGGTTGTGGAATAAGTTGTACCAAGGCCTGCATATTAGCAACGCTTCAACCGTTCGTAAGCTGGCTCAAGATGGTCACGAGATCGTTTATGTACCTTGTCATCGTAGTCACATGGATTACTTACTACTTTCTTATGTGCTTTATCATGAAGGCATGGTGCCTCCGCACATCGCAGCAGGTATCAACCTGAACTTCTTCCCTGCCGGTCCTATTTTCCGTCACGGCGGTGCGTTCTTTATTCGTCGTAGCTTCAAAGGCAACAAGTTGTACTCGACTATTTTTCGCGAATACCTAGCGGAATTATTCGCTAAGGGTTACTCGGTAGAATACTTCAGTGAAGGTGGTCGCTCTCGTACAGGTCGTCTATTGCAGGCGAAAACCGGCATGCTAGCGATGACAATCCAAGCCATGCTGCGCGGCATGAACCGTCCGGTGACTTTGGTTCCTGTATACATCGGCTATGAGCACGTAATGGAAGTCGCGACCTACGCGAAAGAACTTCGTGGTAAGCGTAAAGAGAAAGAAAACGCGAGCCTAGTGATTCGTACGATTCGTAAGCTGCGTAACTTTGGTAAAGGCTACGTGAACTTCGGTGAGCCAATTCAGCTTAACCAATATCTGAACGAACATGCTCCTGAGTGGACTAAAGATATCGACCCAATGGGAACCAGCAAACCACAATGGATGAACCCGGTGGTTAATGACTTGGCAACCAAAATGATGACGCACATTAACGATGCGGCAGCGACCAATGCCCTGACTCTTTGTGCAACGGCGCTATTGGCTTCTCGACAGCGCGCATTGTCTCGTGACTCTTTGGTTTCTCAGATCAACTGCTACCTGTCTTTACTTAAGAATGTGCCTTATTCAGGTACATTCACAGTGCCTAAAGACAGCGCTGAAGACTTAGTAAAACACGCAGAGTCATTGAACAAGTTCTTAATTGAATCAGACACTATGGGCGACATCATTTCGCTTGATCGTCACCAATCGATTCTGATGACCTACTATCGTAATAACATCATTCACTTGTTTGCATTGCCATCATTGATCGCTCAGATGACCATTCGTCAGCACGGTTTATCAATCGACGCTATTCAAGAAAATGTTGCAGCTATCTACCCATTCTTAAAGAAAGAGTTATTTTTAAGCTACGACGAAGATCAGCTTGAAAGCGTGGTTGCGAACATCATTGATGAGCTAGTCGGTCAAGGTATGCTTGTTGTGTCGAACAACCAAGTAACGATCAACCAGTCAAACAGCCAAGCACTGATGCTACTAGGCCGTACGATTTCAGAAACGCTCCAGCGCTACTCAATTGCTCTGAACCTATTGGCAGAGAATCCTGATCTAGATAAGTCAGACCTTGAGCAGAAGAGCCAAGACATCGCACAGCGACTGGGTCGCCTACAAGGTATCAACGCACCGGAGTTCTTCGATAAAGGCGTGTTTGCGTCGATGTTCGCAACTCTGAAACAGCAGCAATATCTGGATAACGATGGTAACTGTGATTTAGAAAAGACTCAGCAATTCGCTAAACTTCTCTACTCAATGCTTTACCCTGAAGTACGTTTGACGATTCAAGAGAGTATCCACCAAGCAGAATAA
- a CDS encoding chorismate lyase, which yields MNQSISLYLNSLMNVDWQSTEKFSFPNETTKEWLMEQGSLSRKLGKCCKHLSVELLHNQVVERSILQKDEERLLSSHDCLLRKVILKGDDEPWVLGRTLIPRITLEDHQHSDLSQQGDVPLGLTVFSAENVERDALQVGWVIAGDERLLARRSRLWMNHKPMLVAELFLPTSPIYSKESV from the coding sequence ATGAATCAGTCAATATCATTGTATCTAAATTCGTTAATGAATGTAGATTGGCAAAGCACAGAAAAATTTAGTTTTCCTAATGAAACCACCAAAGAGTGGCTTATGGAACAAGGATCGCTTTCCCGTAAGTTGGGCAAGTGCTGCAAGCACCTGTCTGTTGAGTTGCTTCATAATCAAGTTGTGGAACGATCAATTCTGCAGAAGGACGAAGAACGCCTTTTATCATCACATGATTGCTTACTACGTAAAGTGATTTTAAAGGGTGATGATGAGCCGTGGGTGTTAGGTCGAACCTTAATACCTCGAATTACCCTAGAAGACCATCAGCACTCTGACCTTTCTCAACAAGGGGATGTCCCGCTTGGATTAACGGTTTTCAGTGCTGAGAATGTAGAGCGAGATGCGCTGCAAGTCGGTTGGGTTATCGCTGGCGATGAGCGATTACTCGCGCGTCGTTCTCGATTATGGATGAATCATAAACCGATGCTTGTGGCCGAACTTTTTTTACCAACATCCCCCATTTACTCTAAGGAGAGTGTGTAA
- the glpG gene encoding rhomboid family intramembrane serine protease GlpG codes for MIRLMVLDNPRLAQAFIDYMASRQIPIQMSPEGEGRFALWLLDGQFQVETEAELNRFLAEPNHKRYQAASWDMAETRKSNFHYHTPSFMGMIKAKAGPVTLSLMLVCVVIFALQQIGFGQAIFNALHFPAVDGQQWQLWRWLSHAVLHFSVMHIAFNILWWWQLGGDIEKKLGSLKLLQIFAVSSALSGAGQYWVEGANFGGLSGVVYALVGYLWVVGAKAPQLGLGIPRQIVGFMLVWLVLGYMQPFMAIANTAHLAGLAAGVILGFIDAMKAPSSARS; via the coding sequence ATGATTAGACTGATGGTGTTAGACAACCCACGTCTTGCTCAAGCATTTATTGATTATATGGCCTCCCGTCAGATCCCTATTCAGATGTCTCCAGAGGGAGAAGGGCGTTTTGCTTTGTGGCTTCTTGATGGTCAATTTCAGGTTGAAACCGAAGCTGAGCTGAATCGTTTTTTGGCTGAACCCAATCATAAACGCTATCAAGCGGCCTCTTGGGACATGGCAGAGACCAGAAAGAGCAACTTTCATTATCACACCCCGAGCTTCATGGGCATGATAAAAGCCAAAGCGGGCCCCGTGACACTGAGCCTAATGTTGGTGTGTGTGGTAATTTTTGCGCTGCAACAGATTGGTTTTGGCCAAGCTATTTTCAATGCCCTGCATTTCCCTGCGGTGGATGGACAGCAATGGCAGTTGTGGCGTTGGTTGAGCCATGCCGTTCTGCATTTCTCTGTTATGCACATCGCATTCAATATTTTGTGGTGGTGGCAGCTAGGTGGGGACATTGAGAAGAAACTAGGCAGCCTCAAGCTACTTCAGATCTTTGCTGTCTCTTCTGCGCTTTCAGGTGCTGGGCAGTATTGGGTTGAAGGGGCGAACTTCGGTGGCTTGTCTGGTGTTGTGTATGCTTTGGTTGGTTACTTATGGGTTGTCGGTGCGAAGGCACCACAACTTGGTTTAGGTATCCCAAGACAGATTGTCGGCTTTATGTTGGTGTGGTTAGTGCTTGGGTACATGCAGCCATTTATGGCGATCGCCAATACAGCGCATTTAGCTGGCCTAGCCGCTGGTGTCATTCTTGGCTTTATCGATGCGATGAAAGCACCGAGCTCGGCAAGAAGCTAA
- a CDS encoding diacylglycerol kinase, with protein MTKKSNTGFKRIIKAAGFSWQGITSSFKNEAAFRQEVFMAAVLIPLAFYLDVNQVERILMISAVVLVMVVELINTAIEAVVDRIGSEHHELSGMAKDVGSAAVFICLVLAGYVWLEILFL; from the coding sequence ATGACCAAAAAATCAAACACCGGATTCAAACGTATCATCAAAGCGGCGGGCTTTTCATGGCAAGGTATCACGAGCTCGTTTAAAAACGAGGCTGCATTTCGACAAGAAGTCTTCATGGCCGCAGTGCTTATTCCGTTGGCGTTCTACTTAGATGTAAACCAAGTTGAGCGAATCTTGATGATTTCAGCAGTCGTGTTGGTGATGGTTGTCGAGTTGATCAATACCGCGATTGAAGCGGTCGTTGACCGAATAGGTAGCGAACATCATGAGCTTTCTGGGATGGCGAAAGATGTTGGCTCAGCTGCCGTTTTTATCTGTTTAGTATTAGCTGGTTACGTGTGGTTAGAGATCTTATTTTTGTAA
- the glpE gene encoding thiosulfate sulfurtransferase GlpE, which translates to MDQFKHIDVKGAQALIEQSEARLVDIRDPQSFAVAHSKTAYHLTNDTMVSFMDEVEFEQPILVMCYHGISSQGAAQYLVNQGFEEVYSVDGGFEAWHRAELPVIAG; encoded by the coding sequence ATGGACCAGTTTAAACATATCGACGTTAAAGGCGCTCAAGCCCTTATTGAACAAAGTGAAGCTCGACTTGTCGATATACGAGATCCGCAATCTTTTGCGGTTGCCCATTCAAAAACCGCCTACCACCTGACGAACGATACAATGGTGTCGTTTATGGATGAGGTAGAGTTCGAACAGCCTATCTTAGTGATGTGTTACCACGGCATTAGTAGCCAAGGCGCGGCACAATATTTAGTGAACCAAGGCTTTGAAGAGGTATATAGTGTTGATGGCGGTTTCGAAGCTTGGCATCGTGCTGAACTTCCGGTGATCGCGGGTTAA
- a CDS encoding flagellar basal body-associated protein FliL: MHKRYVAQLFIAINLLFSASSFAEEESTPKLAYFTLEPDLTTNFYTKGKKLGYIQVRLDIMVANSNDLEAIEHHQPLIRDAVIELLGKQNEETIKSLSGREDLRKSLVEHLNKILLPETGKTLIADLLFTKYLYQ; this comes from the coding sequence ATGCACAAACGTTATGTAGCCCAACTATTTATTGCGATTAATCTACTATTTTCAGCATCAAGTTTCGCTGAAGAAGAATCGACACCCAAACTAGCCTACTTCACGCTAGAGCCCGATCTCACCACCAATTTTTACACTAAAGGTAAAAAACTGGGCTATATTCAGGTCCGTCTCGACATAATGGTCGCAAATAGTAATGACTTAGAAGCCATTGAGCATCATCAGCCATTGATTCGTGATGCGGTGATTGAATTACTCGGCAAACAAAATGAAGAAACAATTAAGTCTCTATCCGGTCGTGAAGATTTGAGAAAGTCCTTAGTTGAGCACCTCAATAAGATTTTACTTCCTGAAACAGGTAAAACCCTCATTGCTGACTTATTGTTTACCAAATACCTTTATCAGTAA
- the rpoH gene encoding RNA polymerase sigma factor RpoH translates to MANQAYQMALVTQDSLDSYIRSANSYPMLTPEEERGLAERLHYKGEIDAAKGLILSHLRFVVHVARGYSGYGLPMADLVQEGNIGLMKAVKRFNPEVGVRLVSFAVHWIKAEIHEYVLRNWRIVKIATTKAQRKLFFNLRKSKKRLGWFNNGEVETVARELGVEPSEVREMESRLAAQDATFEAPMDDDDGGSAYTAPVYYLEDKASDVAETVEAANWESHTNNRLGLALKSLDERSQHIVRSRWLDDNKATLQDLADTYSISAERVRQLEKNAMKKLKQAVGDF, encoded by the coding sequence ATGGCAAACCAAGCGTATCAAATGGCTTTAGTCACACAAGATAGTTTAGATAGCTATATCCGATCAGCGAACAGCTACCCAATGCTGACACCTGAAGAGGAACGTGGACTTGCAGAGCGATTACATTACAAAGGTGAGATCGATGCTGCGAAAGGCTTGATCCTTTCACACCTACGATTCGTGGTGCACGTTGCAAGAGGCTACTCTGGCTACGGGCTGCCAATGGCTGATCTTGTCCAAGAAGGTAACATCGGCTTGATGAAGGCTGTTAAGCGCTTCAATCCAGAAGTTGGTGTCCGTCTAGTCTCTTTTGCTGTTCACTGGATCAAAGCTGAGATTCATGAATACGTATTGCGTAACTGGCGTATCGTTAAGATCGCAACGACTAAAGCGCAGCGTAAATTGTTCTTTAACCTTCGTAAGTCTAAAAAGCGTTTAGGTTGGTTCAATAACGGTGAAGTTGAGACGGTTGCGCGTGAACTGGGTGTTGAGCCTTCAGAAGTTCGAGAAATGGAATCTCGTTTGGCGGCACAGGACGCGACGTTTGAAGCGCCTATGGACGACGACGACGGTGGTTCTGCTTACACTGCACCAGTTTATTACCTTGAAGACAAGGCATCAGACGTTGCTGAGACGGTTGAAGCGGCTAACTGGGAATCACATACTAATAATCGCTTAGGTCTCGCATTGAAGAGCTTAGACGAACGCAGCCAACACATTGTTCGCTCACGTTGGTTAGACGACAACAAAGCAACACTGCAAGACTTAGCGGATACCTACAGCATTTCTGCAGAGCGTGTTCGCCAGTTAGAAAAGAATGCGATGAAGAAATTGAAGCAAGCCGTTGGTGACTTCTAA
- the ftsX gene encoding permease-like cell division protein FtsX produces MAANKRIKKPQSNRAANRASSDGFFVVHWKQAKSSFSQMWQRPLGNLLTLAVISMALAMPACLYLLGKNVGEVAQDVTSPSQISAYVEDGIPEPRVMVLKDEIESWDQVELVEYISPQQGLEDLSQYSGFEDALTILDDYSLPGVLVITPSVHSDTLIKELAGKVKKQELVTDVRLDEDWLARLDAIKALAAVIVITLTVLMLGAVFLIIGNTLRFNVLAHKEEIQTMKLIGATDSYILRPYLYAGMWFGVLGSISAWVMTALITVLLNSAVDDLAQLYDSHFRLIGLSWDESLLLLIVGTLLGSVAAKLSAQRHLKEIEPV; encoded by the coding sequence ATGGCCGCGAATAAGCGCATCAAGAAACCTCAATCCAATCGAGCAGCAAACCGGGCTTCAAGCGACGGTTTTTTTGTTGTTCATTGGAAACAAGCCAAGTCATCGTTCTCGCAAATGTGGCAGCGTCCATTAGGTAACTTGCTGACGCTTGCGGTGATTTCAATGGCGTTGGCGATGCCCGCTTGTTTGTACCTACTGGGCAAGAACGTTGGTGAAGTGGCGCAAGACGTCACCAGCCCGTCACAAATTAGTGCTTATGTAGAGGATGGTATCCCTGAGCCGAGAGTCATGGTGCTCAAGGATGAAATCGAAAGTTGGGACCAAGTCGAGCTAGTGGAGTACATTTCTCCACAGCAAGGTCTTGAGGACCTCAGCCAGTATTCTGGTTTTGAGGACGCCCTAACTATCCTCGATGATTATTCATTGCCAGGTGTGTTGGTGATTACGCCAAGCGTACACAGCGACACGTTAATTAAAGAACTGGCAGGCAAGGTTAAGAAACAAGAGTTAGTCACTGATGTTCGTTTAGATGAAGACTGGTTAGCTCGACTGGATGCTATCAAAGCACTTGCGGCTGTCATCGTGATTACCTTAACTGTGTTGATGTTGGGCGCCGTATTTCTGATTATCGGCAACACACTACGATTTAATGTGTTGGCGCATAAAGAAGAGATTCAAACCATGAAGCTGATTGGTGCTACCGACAGCTACATTCTTCGACCATACCTGTATGCTGGAATGTGGTTTGGTGTATTAGGTTCGATTAGCGCGTGGGTAATGACGGCATTGATTACCGTATTACTGAACAGCGCAGTGGATGACTTGGCTCAGTTGTACGATAGCCACTTCCGCTTAATTGGCCTGAGTTGGGATGAATCTTTATTGCTTTTGATCGTCGGAACCTTGCTTGGTAGCGTGGCTGCGAAGCTTTCTGCACAGCGTCACCTAAAAGAAATTGAACCTGTTTAG